TTGCATTTCTCCTACTCTCAATATTAAGATGTTATCGACCCTTATTCAAAATTCAAAATTAAGAATTAAGAATTCCTGGAGCGTGCAAATCACTCCAACTAATTGAGAGGGAGCGAGAGAGAATAGAGAGAAGGAATGACTTGTTTTTATCCCGCTCCTTCATCCTTAATTATTCGGTCTTCATCATTCATTATTTATCATTCATTATTTATCATTCACTGTGTCTGAGTTTCAAATTTACACGGAATTATTACAGCAGTTGATGCAGGAACGAGGAATTTCGAGTTTTCGACAATTTTGTCAGCAATCGGGACTGTCGGCGCGTCAACTGCTGCGCTTGCGTCGAGGAGAATTGTTGCAAATGCGGATCGAGGATGCGTTGAAGGTTAGCTCGACACTGCAAATTCCCTTGCAAGGTTTAATCGAACAATTTACGGCGACTCCTGCGGCCGGGAGTGTAGCGGAGTTTAAGGCAGGATCGGAAGAGGAAGGGAAAAAGACTGAGGATTTCAAGGCTTTGCAACAAGAATACTTGCAGTTGCAACAGCACTTGCAAGACCAGCGCGAACTGCTGATGCAAGAGTTTCAGCGCAGTAGTTTGCAAGCGATCGAATCTTGGTTAGTCTCTTGGTCGGCGGCGGCGACCAAGGCAAAAGAAAATCCCGATTTACCGGCAACGAGATTATTGCCTTTGGTCAAACCGCTCGAGCAACTGCTACAGCAATGGCAGGTAGAAGCGATCGCGACGGTAGGAGAAGAACTCCAGTACGATCCCCAACTCCATCAGCCGGTTGAAGGAACGGCGCAACCCGGCGAGCGGGTGCGCGTGCGTTACGCGGGTTATCGCCATCGAGGGCAACTGCTGTTCCGCGCTAAAGTGAGTCCTGTGTCTTAGTTCGCGTCAGCAGAAGAGTCTTCTACTGCGTTGTCATCCTCGCGATCGCTGCCGGACGGACGGTTATCATAGCGTTTGTTCCGGAAGGTACGACCGCGATTTAGCGATTTCCGGAACCGGCGCGCGTAAGCTTTATTGCGCAGCGCTTTTTCTTTCTTTGGATTGCGACGTTTCGACATGGTTTCCTCATAGACACAGATTAAAAGGCCCCTGGTGCGTTGTAATTCACTCCCAAGCATCCCAGAGGCATAGCGGGCTTTTTCTAGAGTGTGCCGCGAGATTGACACTCCACTGCTTAAAGGCGAGTGGATTCTTGAGCTAATCACTGCGCTTTCTGGTTGCCCTTACTTACGTCTTACATGATTATGTCTGAACCGAACTTACTAGAATATCACTTGCTATCTAGGTGTCCTTTTTAGGGTTCACTCTCCAAGCGTTTTCCCGTTTCCGGGAGATTCGGGTATGCCCTACCCTATCTGTCTTGCGACAAGTCTTTTACTTGTTTTCATTCGCCGTTGTTTATCGGCTACTGCGCTATGATTTACGAGGTTTTCGCTACCCTCCTTTTTGTCTCTTGTGCAGACTTTCGAGTTCTAGGGTTCAACTCAGTATGAGCCATTCACTACCGCCCACTCAGGGAATTCAAACCGGTTCCATTATAACATAAAGCCGTCCTACGCTTTGTTAAAGGACGTAGCTCTAAACCCAAATTTTCGGTAAAACGAAATTCAAAGCGCGAGGCAATTTGAATTTCTTGTTAATTGTGACCCACTATCGAGGGGGACTGCTGCGCGCTGGGAGGCGGGCTAGCGTCATCGCGACCTCGAGGGGGAGCAAACCCTAGGGAACCCGGAATTCGACACATCTAAAAACAATATCAACTTTTGTC
The sequence above is a segment of the Oscillatoria sp. FACHB-1406 genome. Coding sequences within it:
- a CDS encoding helix-turn-helix domain-containing protein — protein: MSEFQIYTELLQQLMQERGISSFRQFCQQSGLSARQLLRLRRGELLQMRIEDALKVSSTLQIPLQGLIEQFTATPAAGSVAEFKAGSEEEGKKTEDFKALQQEYLQLQQHLQDQRELLMQEFQRSSLQAIESWLVSWSAAATKAKENPDLPATRLLPLVKPLEQLLQQWQVEAIATVGEELQYDPQLHQPVEGTAQPGERVRVRYAGYRHRGQLLFRAKVSPVS